From a region of the Methanothrix sp. genome:
- a CDS encoding hydantoinase/oxoprolinase family protein, with amino-acid sequence MFVGIDVGGTTTNAALVDGSRVVKTAIGPTDHQEILGSLLRTMDRLIEGVDVERIERVVLSTTLITNLIAEGKADRVGLVLIPGPGVNPRDYRFRTEPVILDGAVDYRGREIAPLRDDQIRAAAQSLADQGYRKVAVVGKFCQRNHEHEMHVKEVFSKAAPAIEVEMGHRVSGRLNFPRRAATTMLTLATRDHYRRFAEQAERAMRQRGIKAPIYILKADGGTLPLDKSLDRPVETIFSGPAASVMGVMALTPEGQTSVVIDIGGTTTDLALILSGKPLLSSRGAKIEDMLTHVRAFAVRSIGIGGDSVVRVSDGEITVGPDRAGPAFALGGPEPTPTDALMVLGLTNLGEITLARKGIGIIASTLGCSTEDAARMIVDTVVDRIVDTVNMMFLEWEQEPAYRIWELLQRTKARPQNVVGVGGASPPLVPLVAKRLNALAIIPEHAPVANAIGAAVARPTMTLSLRIDTERGMYTVEEDGTLGEAKGRNLSLEGAQEMARQLLRERAERLGIQDYADEAEVVDSEVFNMVRGWSTVGKLIDVRMEIPAGIITSWRGEHGS; translated from the coding sequence ATGTTTGTAGGAATAGACGTCGGTGGAACAACAACCAACGCGGCGCTGGTGGACGGCAGCAGAGTCGTGAAGACCGCCATCGGCCCGACTGACCATCAGGAGATCCTCGGCAGCCTGCTCAGAACAATGGACAGGCTCATCGAGGGTGTTGACGTTGAGAGGATCGAGAGGGTGGTGCTCAGCACCACGCTGATCACAAACCTCATAGCAGAGGGAAAGGCGGACAGGGTCGGCCTGGTTCTGATACCCGGGCCTGGAGTCAACCCGAGGGATTACAGGTTCAGGACAGAGCCTGTGATCCTTGATGGCGCGGTGGATTACAGAGGGAGGGAGATCGCGCCGCTCAGGGACGATCAGATAAGAGCGGCTGCGCAGAGCCTTGCCGACCAGGGGTACAGGAAGGTCGCAGTCGTGGGAAAGTTCTGCCAGAGGAACCACGAGCATGAGATGCACGTTAAGGAGGTTTTCTCGAAGGCCGCCCCCGCGATCGAGGTCGAGATGGGGCACAGGGTCTCCGGCCGGCTGAACTTCCCGCGAAGAGCTGCCACCACCATGCTGACCCTCGCGACCCGCGATCACTACAGAAGATTCGCGGAGCAGGCGGAGCGCGCCATGCGCCAGCGTGGAATAAAGGCTCCGATATACATTCTGAAAGCAGATGGCGGAACGCTCCCGCTGGACAAATCACTGGACAGGCCTGTTGAGACGATATTCTCAGGGCCGGCTGCGAGCGTCATGGGGGTAATGGCACTGACCCCTGAGGGGCAGACATCAGTCGTTATAGATATAGGCGGGACAACAACCGATCTTGCGCTGATACTCTCCGGAAAGCCGCTTCTCTCATCGAGGGGTGCGAAGATAGAGGATATGCTGACGCATGTGAGGGCGTTTGCTGTCCGCTCCATAGGTATCGGCGGCGACAGCGTCGTCAGGGTGTCAGACGGTGAGATCACGGTGGGGCCGGACAGGGCAGGGCCTGCATTTGCACTGGGCGGGCCGGAGCCGACACCCACCGATGCCCTCATGGTTCTTGGCCTCACAAACCTTGGGGAAATAACCCTTGCCCGGAAAGGCATTGGCATAATCGCCAGCACCCTTGGATGCAGCACAGAGGACGCAGCCAGAATGATAGTTGATACTGTTGTCGATAGGATAGTTGATACCGTGAACATGATGTTTCTGGAATGGGAGCAGGAGCCCGCGTACAGGATCTGGGAGCTGCTCCAGAGGACAAAGGCCAGACCGCAGAATGTTGTCGGAGTCGGGGGGGCTTCACCTCCGCTGGTGCCGCTGGTTGCAAAGAGACTCAACGCGCTGGCCATCATTCCGGAGCACGCGCCTGTGGCCAACGCGATAGGCGCTGCGGTCGCCAGGCCCACGATGACGCTGAGCCTGAGGATAGATACTGAGAGAGGCATGTACACAGTTGAGGAGGATGGCACGCTGGGCGAGGCGAAGGGCAGAAACCTGAGCCTCGAGGGGGCTCAGGAGATGGCAAGACAGCTTCTTAGAGAGCGGGCAGAGCGCTTGGGAATCCAGGATTACGCTGACGAGGCGGAGGTGGTGGACAGTGAGGTCTTCAATATGGTCCGCGGTTGGTCGACTGTTGGAAAGCTTATCGATGTCAGGATGGAGATCCCGGCAGGAATCATCACATCCTGGAGGGGAGAGCATGGCAGCTGA
- a CDS encoding histone deacetylase, translating to MAADVHPKQNASKIDAPTRRVETPVRPARTSSVRKTGLIFFPAFDWAISPTHPEREERLLYTRDQIFEEGLMDFPEIVEYRPRLAELKDVARVHFCVPDVQSQVTEAHLIAAGSTLVLADALMKGEIRNGFALVRPPGHHSMRVVHGNRGFCNINNEAIMVEYIRRKYGVRRIAIVDTDVHHGDGTQDIFWHDPDVLFISFHQDGRTLYPGSGFTSEMGGPLALGRTLNVPLPPGTTDEGILYVLENLVLPVLEEFDPQLVFNSAGQDNHYTDPLANMRFTAQGYARLNEMLAPDMAVLEGGYAIESALPYVNTGIIQAMAGLDYSNVREPDYVPGRFVLTSEMRRSIEATVNHLLTIWESRDDLVAKARQEHGRFYSRRKRIFYDTDMITEGQEETLRMCTECPGYLTVSTQAARGYGRLNTAFCVSVPLFACRSCIEDAREEYEEHKSEMKYDYVYLQDRPSDRFRAYCTRTRNEIVL from the coding sequence ATGGCAGCTGATGTTCACCCGAAACAGAATGCCTCAAAAATCGATGCGCCCACGAGGAGAGTCGAAACCCCTGTGAGGCCTGCCAGGACATCCTCTGTGAGAAAGACCGGCCTGATATTCTTCCCGGCATTCGACTGGGCCATATCTCCCACGCATCCAGAACGGGAGGAGCGGCTTCTCTACACGAGAGACCAGATCTTTGAGGAAGGGCTGATGGACTTCCCGGAGATCGTTGAGTACAGGCCGCGTCTGGCCGAGCTGAAGGATGTCGCCAGGGTCCACTTCTGCGTTCCAGATGTGCAGTCACAGGTGACCGAAGCTCACCTGATAGCAGCAGGCAGCACCCTCGTCCTGGCGGATGCTCTGATGAAGGGAGAGATAAGAAACGGCTTCGCTCTTGTGCGCCCTCCTGGCCACCACTCGATGAGGGTTGTCCATGGGAACCGGGGGTTCTGCAACATCAACAACGAGGCCATAATGGTCGAGTACATACGCAGGAAGTACGGCGTGAGGCGCATCGCCATAGTCGACACCGATGTGCATCACGGAGATGGGACTCAGGATATATTCTGGCATGATCCTGATGTGCTCTTCATAAGCTTCCACCAGGACGGCCGGACGCTCTACCCGGGCTCAGGATTCACCAGTGAGATGGGCGGGCCGCTCGCTTTGGGACGAACGCTGAACGTGCCGCTGCCCCCCGGGACGACGGATGAGGGGATACTGTACGTCCTGGAGAACCTTGTACTTCCAGTCCTGGAGGAGTTCGATCCGCAGCTAGTCTTCAACTCAGCGGGCCAGGACAACCACTACACAGATCCTCTAGCCAACATGAGGTTCACAGCCCAGGGCTACGCCAGGCTGAACGAGATGCTCGCTCCGGATATGGCAGTGCTCGAGGGCGGCTACGCCATAGAGAGCGCGCTGCCCTACGTCAACACAGGAATCATCCAGGCGATGGCCGGGCTCGATTACTCAAATGTGAGAGAGCCGGACTACGTTCCTGGGAGGTTTGTCCTGACATCTGAGATGAGGAGATCGATAGAGGCCACCGTGAACCACCTCCTCACCATCTGGGAGAGCAGGGACGACCTTGTGGCAAAGGCGAGGCAGGAGCACGGCAGGTTTTACTCCAGAAGGAAGAGGATATTCTACGATACAGACATGATAACCGAGGGGCAGGAGGAGACGCTGAGGATGTGCACAGAATGTCCCGGATATCTCACGGTCTCCACACAGGCTGCCAGGGGATACGGCCGGCTGAACACAGCGTTCTGCGTCTCTGTGCCGCTCTTCGCATGCAGAAGCTGCATTGAGGATGCGCGTGAGGAGTACGAGGAGCACAAATCCGAGATGAAGTACGACTATGTTTACCTCCAGGACAGGCCGTCTGACAGGTTCAGAGCGTACTGCACCAGAACCAGAAACGAGATCGTCCTGTGA
- a CDS encoding TfuA-related McrA-glycine thioamidation protein, which translates to MPRIVVFLGPSMPHDEARSILDADYRPPARRGDVLAAARDGAEIICLIDGVFFQDSSVAHKEILEALQMGVRVIGASSMGALRAAEMDVYGMEGIGEIYRAYRSGEIAADDEVALVFDPVTLEPLSEPLVNIRHNLRLAVNEGFIDAKSAADLLEIARARYFPSRSYENLMKDATGRIPEETLLQFRRFLESRRADLKREDAIRALRRAAEMARELQLH; encoded by the coding sequence ATGCCAAGAATCGTCGTGTTTCTGGGTCCAAGCATGCCTCATGACGAGGCGCGCTCCATACTCGATGCGGATTACAGGCCGCCGGCCAGGCGTGGCGACGTTCTCGCAGCTGCAAGAGATGGTGCGGAGATAATATGCCTGATAGATGGCGTCTTCTTCCAGGACTCCTCTGTGGCGCACAAGGAGATACTCGAGGCGCTGCAGATGGGCGTGAGGGTGATCGGCGCCTCCAGCATGGGGGCTCTGCGGGCAGCTGAGATGGATGTCTACGGCATGGAGGGCATCGGCGAGATCTACAGGGCATACAGGAGCGGGGAGATAGCCGCTGACGACGAGGTCGCCCTTGTGTTCGATCCGGTGACGCTCGAGCCTCTCTCCGAGCCGCTGGTCAACATACGCCACAACCTGAGGCTGGCTGTGAATGAGGGCTTTATCGATGCGAAGAGCGCAGCAGATCTGCTGGAGATCGCCAGAGCCAGGTACTTTCCGTCCCGGAGCTATGAGAATCTGATGAAGGACGCCACAGGCAGGATTCCGGAGGAGACGCTTCTCCAGTTCAGGAGGTTCCTTGAGAGCAGACGGGCGGATCTCAAGAGGGAGGACGCCATAAGGGCGCTGAGAAGGGCTGCGGAGATGGCCAGGGAGCTGCAGCTCCATTGA
- a CDS encoding methionine adenosyltransferase, which produces MSDTLITFRNFELPRFEVVERKCTGHPDTLADGISESISRELCRIYMEEFGEIMHHNVDKVLIIGGRSEPRFGGGRILEPPAIVVGGRATSVRSSMSEIIRDAATSYLRVAVRHLDEFVVEPRTREGSPELRSLMGKGANDTSIGSGFAPLRPLESMVLEIDRMIDGMKGVGEDRKIMAVRFDDRVKVVVAAAAISRYIFSMDDYVEMKSRIRETIKSVYDAEVDVNAADHDSGIFLTVTGTSAEMGDDGATGRGNRANGLITPMRPMTMEAVAGKNPVNHVGKIYNVIAQRAAEEISRLDGVQEAYVTLVSRIGSPLDQPLMKALSIAGSERAGYEAESILDDWLGRADRLVDEFVSGRIRMF; this is translated from the coding sequence ATGTCGGATACTCTCATCACGTTTCGAAATTTCGAGCTCCCGCGGTTTGAGGTTGTGGAGAGGAAGTGCACTGGGCATCCGGACACACTCGCAGATGGGATCTCAGAGTCCATATCTAGGGAGCTCTGCAGGATCTACATGGAGGAGTTCGGCGAGATCATGCATCATAACGTGGACAAGGTGTTGATCATAGGAGGGAGGTCAGAGCCGCGGTTCGGGGGCGGCCGGATACTTGAGCCGCCTGCCATAGTGGTCGGCGGCCGGGCCACGTCTGTGAGATCATCCATGAGTGAGATCATAAGAGATGCGGCGACATCATATCTGAGAGTGGCCGTGAGACACCTTGATGAGTTCGTGGTGGAGCCCAGGACGCGGGAGGGCTCTCCGGAGCTGAGAAGCCTGATGGGAAAGGGCGCCAACGATACCTCCATCGGATCCGGGTTTGCGCCCCTACGACCTCTCGAGTCGATGGTGCTCGAGATCGATCGCATGATCGATGGGATGAAGGGGGTCGGTGAGGACAGGAAGATCATGGCAGTCAGGTTTGACGACAGGGTGAAGGTGGTTGTGGCCGCAGCCGCCATCTCAAGGTACATCTTCTCAATGGATGATTACGTGGAGATGAAATCCCGCATAAGGGAGACCATCAAGAGCGTTTATGATGCTGAGGTCGATGTCAACGCTGCAGATCACGATTCCGGCATCTTCCTCACGGTGACAGGAACGTCAGCTGAGATGGGGGATGATGGCGCCACAGGGAGGGGCAACCGCGCGAACGGGCTGATAACTCCGATGCGACCCATGACCATGGAGGCGGTCGCTGGCAAGAACCCTGTGAACCACGTCGGCAAGATATACAATGTGATAGCGCAGCGTGCAGCCGAGGAGATCTCGAGGCTTGACGGGGTACAGGAGGCTTATGTCACGCTGGTGAGCAGGATCGGCTCCCCTCTCGATCAGCCGCTCATGAAGGCCTTGAGCATCGCCGGCTCGGAGAGAGCAGGATACGAGGCAGAGTCCATACTGGATGACTGGCTGGGAAGAGCTGACAGGCTCGTCGATGAGTTCGTATCCGGCAGGATCAGGATGTTCTGA